From the genome of Agromyces intestinalis:
AAGGCGACCCTGCCGGGCCGTCGCAACGGCAAGGACGTCGAGATCCGCCTCGACGTCGACGACATCGACAACTTCGGCAACCGTCGCATCCGCGCGGTGGGCGAGCTGATCCAGAACCAGGTCCGCACCGGTCTCTCGCGCATGGAGCGCGTGGTCCGCGAGCGCATGACCACGCAGGACATCGAGGCGATCACGCCGCAGACCCTGATCAACGTGCGACCCGTCGTCGCGGCGATCAAGGAGTTCTTCGGCACCTCGCAGCTGTCGCAGTTCATGGACCAGAACAACCCGCTGGCCGGCCTCACCCACAAGCGCCGCCTGTCGGCGCTGGGCCCCGGTGGTCTGTCCCGCGACCGCGCGGGCGTCGAGGTCCGCGACGTCCACCCGTCGCACTACGGCCGCATGTGCCCGATCGAGACCCCGGAAGGCCCGAACATCGGCCTCATCGGCTCGCTCGCGTCGTTCGCGCGCATCAACTCGTTCGGCTTCATCGAGACGCCGTACCGTCGCGTGGTGAACGGCAAGGTCACCGACCAGATCGACTACCTCACGGCCGCTGAAGAGGACGACTTCATCGTCGCCCAGGCCAACGCGCCGCTGAAGGCCGACGGCCACTTCCAGGAAGACCGCGTGCTCGCCCGCAAGAAGGGCGGCGAGGTCGACCTGTTCCCGGCCGACGAGATCGGCTACATGGATGTCTCGCCGCGCCAGATGGTCTCGGTCGCGACGAGCCTCATCCCGTTCCTCGAGCACGACGACGCGAACCGCGCCCTCATGGGTGCGAACATGCAGCGTCAGGCGGTGCCGCTGCTGCGCAGCGACTCGCCGGTCGTCGGCACGGGTATGGAGGGTTACGCCGCGATCGACGCCGGCGATGTGATCACTGCCGACAAGGCCGGTGTGGTCACCGAGGTCTCGGCCGACGCCGTCACCATCCAGCTCGACGAGGGCGGCACGCAGACCTACTACCTGCGCAAGTTCGACCGCTCGAACCAGGGCACGTCGTACAACAACCGCGTCGTGGTCAACGCCGGTGAGCGCATCGAGGTCGGCGAGGTCATCGCCGACGGTCCCGCCACCGACAACGGCGAGCTCGCGCTCGGCAAGAACCTGCTCGTCGCGTTCATGCCGTGGGAGGGTCACAACTTCGAGGACGCGATCATCCTCAGCCAGAACCTCGTGAAGGACGACGTGCTCTCGTCGATCCACATCGAGGAGTACGAGGTCGACGCCCGCGACACGAAGCTCGGCAAGGAGGAGATCACCCGTGATCTTCCCAACGTCAGCCCCGACCTGCTGGCCGACCTCGACGAGCGCGGCATCATCCGCATCGGCGCCGAGGTCCGCCCCGGCGACATCCTCGTCGGCAAGGTCACGCCGAAGGGCGAGACCGAGCTGAGCGCCGAAGAGCGACTGCTCCGCGCGATCTTCAACGAGAAGAGCCGCGAGGTGCGCGACACGTCGCTGAAGGTGCCGCACGGTGAGCAGGGCACGATCATCGGCGTCAAGGTGTTCGACGCGCAGGACGGCGACGACGAGCTCGGCTCGGGTGTCAACCAGCGCGTGGTCGTCTACATCGCCCAGAAGCGCAAGATCACCGAGGGCGACAAGCTCGCCGGCCGCCACGGCAACAAGGGCGTCATCTCGAAGATCCTGCCGGTCGAGGACATGCCGTTCCTCGCGGACGGCACCCCGGTCGACGTGGTGCTCAACCCGCTCGGCATCCCCGGTCGAATGAACTTCGGCCAGGTGCTCGAGACCCACCTCGGGTGGGTCGCCAAGCAGGGCTGGAAGGTCGAGGGCAACCCGGCCTGGGCCAAGCGCCTGCCGAAGGCGGCGCACGAGGCCGCCCCGAACACCAAGGTCGCGACCCCGGTGTTCGACGGCGCGCTCGAGGCCGAGATCGCGGGTCTGCTCGATTCGACGCTGCCCAACCGCGACGGCGAGCGGCTCATCGACTCGTCGGGCAAGACGCAGCTGTTCGACGGCCGCTCGGGCGAGCCGTTCCCGTACCCCGTCTCGGTCGGCTACATGTACATCCTGAAGCTGCACCACCTCGTCGACGACAAGATCCACGCGCGTTCGACCGGCCCGTACTCGATGATCACCCAGCAGCCGCTCGGTGGGAAGGCGCAGTTCGGCGGTCAGCGCTTCGGTGAGATGGAGGTGTGGGCGCTCGAGGCCTACGGCGCGGCGTACGCGCTGCAGGAGCTGCTCACGATCAAGTCCGACGACATCCTCGGCCGCGTCAAGGTGTACGAGGCGATCGTCAAGGGCGAGAACATCCAGGAGCCCGGCATCCCCGAGTCGTTCAAGGTGCTCATGAAGGAGATGCAGTCGCTCTGCCTGAACGTCGAGGTGCTCTCGGCCGACGGCACGGCGGTCTCGCTCCGCGATACCGATGACGAGGCCTTCCGGGCTGCGGAAGAGCTCGGCATCAACATCTCCGCGCGCTTCGAGTCGTCGAACATCGACGAGATCTGATCCGCCAGGTACGAAACGACTTCAGGAATCTAGGAGAGAAATTGCTCGACGCAACGACGTTCGATGAGCTTCGTATCGGCCTGGCCACCGCCGAGGACATCCGCAAGTGGTCCTACGGCGAGGTCAAGAAGCCCGAGACGATCAACTACCGCACGCTGAAGCCCGAAAAGGACGGGCTCTTCGGCGAGCAGATCTTCGGCCCCTCCCGCGACTGGGAGTGCGCCTGCGGCAAGTACAAGCGGGTGCGCTTCAAGGGCATCGTCTGCGAGCGCTGCGGGGTCGAGGTCACCAAGTCGTCCGTGCGCCGTGAGCGCATGGGCCACATCGAGCTCGCCGCCCCGGTCACGCACATCTGGTACTTCAAGGGTGTGCCCAGCCGTCTCGGCTACCTGCTCGACATGGCGCCGAAGGACCTCGAGAAGGTCATCTACTTCGCCGCGTACATGGTGATCGACATCGACGAGGACGGCCGCCACGCCGACCTGCCCGGCCTCGAGAACGAGCTCCGGCTCGAGATCGACACCATCGGCAAGCAGCGCGATGCGCGCATCGCCACGCTGATGGAGCGCAAGGAGACCGAGCTCGCCGAGCTCGAGGCCGACGGCGCGAAGGCCGACGTGCGCAAGCGCGCCGAGGCCGCCGCCGACAAGGAGATGGCCGGCGTCCGCAAGTCGGCCGACGAGCAGATCGCGCACCTCGAGCGCGTGTGGGAGGACTTCCGCACCCTCAAGGTCGGCGACCTGAAGCCCGAGGACTCGGTCTTCCAGGAGCTGCAGGACCGCTTCGGCATGTACTTCGACGCCTACATGGGCGCCGAGGCCATCAAGAAGCGCCTCGAGAGCTTCGACCTCGCGGCCGAGGCCGACGACCTGCACCTGCAGATCGCCGAGGGCAAGGGTCAGAAGAAGATCCGTGCGATCAAGCGCCTCAAGGTCGTGAACTCGTTCCTGCAGACCGGCAACTCGCCGGCTGCGATGGTGCTCGACGTGGTGCCGGTGATCCCGCCCGAGCTGCGCCCGATGGTGCAGCTCGACGGTGGCCGCTTCGCCACGAGCGACCTGAACGACCTCTACCGTCGCGTGATCAACCGCAACAACCGCCTTCGTCGACTGCTCGACCTCGGCGCGCCCGAGATCATCGTGAACAACGAGAAGCGCATGCTGCAGGAGGCCGTCGACGCGCTGTTCGACAACGGCCGTCGCGGCCGCCCGGTCACGGGCACCGGCAACCGTGCGCTGAAGTCGCTGAGCGACATGCTGAAGGGCAAGCAGGGCCGGTTCCGTCAGAACCTGCTCGGCAAGCGCGTCGACTACTCGGGTAGGTCGGTCATCGTGGTCGGCCCGCAGCTGAAGCTGCACCAGTGCGGTCTGCCCAAGCAGATGGCGCTCGAGCTGTTCAAGCCGTTCGTCATCAAGCGCCTGATCGATCTGCAGCACGCGCAGAACATCAAGGCCGCCAAGCGCATGGTCGAGCGCAGCCGCCCGCAGGTGTGGGACGTGCTCGAGGAGATCATCCGCGAGCGCCCCGTGCTGCTGAACCGTGCGCCCACCCTGCACCGCCTGGGCATCCAGGCGTTCGAGCCGCAGCTCGTCGAGGGCAAGGCCATCCAGCTCCACCCGCTCGTGTGTGCGGCGTTCAACGCCGACTTCGACGGCGACCAGATGGCGGTGCACCTGCCGCTGTCGGTCGAGGCGCAGGCCGAGGCCCGCATCCTGATGCTGGCGTCGAACAACATCCTGAAGCCGTCGGACGGCCGCCCGGTGACCCTGCCCTCGCAGGACATGATCATCGGTCTGCACCACCTGACCACGCAGAGGGACGGCGCGAACGGCGAAGGCCGTGCGTTCTCGTCGATCGCCGAGGCGATCCTCGCGTTCGACCAGAACCGCCCGGGCGACATCAAGCTCGACCTCGGCGCGAAGGTGAAGATCCGTCTCGACGGGCTGCACTTCGCCGAGGGCGACGAGCCCGAGGGCTTCGAGCAGGGCAAGCCGTTCCTGTTCGAGACCACGCTGGGCCGCGCGATCTTCAACGAGGCGCTGCCGGCCGACTACCCGTTCTTCAACAAGCAGGCCGGCAAGAGCCAGATCTCGCAGATCGTCAACGACCTGGCCGAGCGCTACCCGAAGACCGAGGTCGCCGCGACGCTCGACCGCATCAAGGACGCCGGCTTCCGCTGGGCGACCCGTTCGGGCGTGACCGTCGCGCTCTCCGACATCGTCGAGCTCCCGCAGAAGCAGGAGATCGTGTCGAAGTACGAGAAGCAGGCGGCGAAGGTCCAGTCGCAGTTCGACAAGGGCCTCACGACCGACCTCGAGCGTCGTCAGGAGCTCATCCAGATCTGGACGAAGGCCACCGACGAGGTCGCCAAGGCCATGCAGGAGGAGTTCGCGAACAACCCCGACAACACCATCAACCGCATGGTGACGTCGGGTGCTCGTGGTAACTGGCTGCAGGTGCGCAACATCGCCGGTATGCGAGGCCTGGTGAACAACCCGAAGGGTGAGATCATCCCTCGCCCGATCATCTCGTCGTACCGCGAGGGCCTGAGCGTGGCCGAGTACTTCATCGCCACGCACGGTGCCCGCAAGGGTCTGGCCGACACCGCCCTGCGTACCGCCGACTCGGGGTATCTGACCCGTCGTCTGGTGGACGTCTCGCAGGACGTCATCATCCGTGAGGACGACTGCGGCACCACGAAGGGCCTCGACCTGCCGATCGCGGCGGTCGACGCGGCCACCGGCGAACTGGTTCGCGACCCGAACGTCGAGAACTCGGTGTTCGCCCGGTCGCTGGCCGCGGACGCGGTGAACGCCGCGGGCGAGGTCATCGCCGAGGCCGGCTCCGACGTCGGCGACGTGCTGATCGACAAGCTGGTCGCGGCCGGTGTCGAGTCGATCAAGGTGCGCTCGGTGCTGACCTGCGAGTCGGCGGTCGGCGTCTGCGCCGCCTGCTACGGCCGCTCGCTCGCGACCGGCAAGCTGGTCGACCTCGGCGAGGCGGTCGGCATCATCGCCGCCCAGTCGATCGGCGAGCCCGGTACGCAGCTGACGATGCGTACCTTCCACACCGGTGGTTCGGCCTCGGCCGACGACATCACGCAGGGTCTTCCCCGCGTGCAGGAGCTCTTCGAGGCCCGCACCCCCAAGGGTGCGTCGCCGATCGTCGAGGCCCCGGGTCGCATCACGATCGACGAGACCGAGCGTCAGCGCAAGGTCATCCTCACGCCCGACAACGGCGACGAGCCGATCGCGTACAACGTGCTCAAGCGTTCGACCCTCCTGGTCGAAGACGGCCAGCACGTCGAGCTCGGTCAGCAGATCATCGTCGGCACCGTCGACCCCAAGGAGGTCCTGCGGGTCAAGGGTGTGCGCGAGGTGCAGAAGCACCTGGTCGACGGTGTGCAGGAGGTCTACCGCTCGCAGGGCGTGCCGATCCACGACAAGCACATCGAGGTCATCGTCCGTCAGATGCTGCGCAAGGTGACCGTGGTCGACCACGGCGACACCGACCTGCTGCCGGGTGAACTCGTCGACCGTTCGCGGTACAACGAGATCAACCGCGCCGCGCTCACCGAGGGCAAGCGCACCGCGTCGGCCCGTCAGGAGGTCATGGGTATCACCAAGGCGTCGCTGGCGACCGAGTCGTGGCTGTCGGCCGCCTCCTTCCAGGAGACGACCCGCGTGCTCACCGAAGCGGCGATGCAGGGCAAGAGCGACCCGCTGGTCGGCCTCAAGGAGAACGTGATCATCGGCAAGCTGATCCCGGCCGGCACCGGCCTGGCGAAGTACCGCAACGTCACGGTCGAGGCGACCGAAGAGGCTCGTGCCGAGCGGTACCCCAACCGCATCTTCGCCGACGACGCGACGTTCAGCGAGGGCGACCTCAGCTTCGTCGACTTCGACGCGTTCACGAACGACGACTTCACGCCGGGCAACTACAGCTAGCGTGAGGCGCGTCAGGCGCTGAGCACGAAGGGCTCGCATCCGTACGGATGCGAGCCCTTCGTCGTGCACGACCGAACGGCACCGTGCCCGACGGACACGGCATGCGGGCCGGGCGCTGAGGCAGCCGGCTGAGCATCGGCGCGGATGCCGCGTGGTTCCGCGGCACGCGGCGTCCGCGTTGCTAGCATGATCGGCGACCGACGGCGCCCAGCGCGCCCGGAAGGAGCGCGATGATGAGCGACACCACGAACGGGCCCGACCCCGAACGACGCGATCCCGAGTCCACCGAAGTCGCCGACGAGGCGCTCGGCACCGGGCCGGTCGACGTGGCCTCGGCCGACGTCGAGCCCTCGGAACCCGTGGCCGTCGAAGCCGACGCCCTCGCCGACGAGCCGACGATCTTCGACGAGCCCGCGGCCGACGAGGCATCCGAGCCCGTCGAGCCCGACCCGGTCGTCGAGCCCGAGGCATCCGACGTCATCGTCGCGGAGCCGGTCATCGACGAGGCTGCCGAGCGCGCCGCAGCCGAGGCCGCCCAGCGCGCTGCCCTCGACGAGGCGGTGCAGCGGGCGAGCGCCGTCCCGCTGCCTGAAGACGCCCTGCCCGCACCGGTTCCGGCCGAATCGCTGCGCGAGCCTGAGCCGCTTGCCGAGCCCGTGCGCCGCGAGACCTTCGTGCCGGCCGACGAGTCGACCGGCGTCGCGGGCGCCGCCGCCGCGGGTGCCGCCGCCGCCGGTGCGACCGCGCCCGGTGTCGGAGCCGACGTCCAGGCACCGCAGACCGTCTACGTGCAGGCGCCCGCGCCGCCGCGCAACCGCGGCAACCGCGGGTTCGGCGTGCTCGTCGCCGCGATCGGGGCGGTCGTGTTCGCCGCGCTCTACGCCGGCGTCGCCTACCTGCTGCTGCTCGCGCAGGGCGGCGACGCGGCGAGCGTCTTCGTCACGTTCGTCTCGCGGCCCGTGTACTGGGTGCCGATCATCGCCGCATTCGTCGGGTTCGCGCTGCTCGCGGCGATCGTCAACCGCGGCAGCTATTGGACGTACGCGGTCTTCGGCCTGCTCGTCGCCGTGCTCGTCTACTTCTCGTACATCGGCGCCGCCCTGCTCACCGTGCAGGCGTGGACCCTCACGTTCGACCAGGCGCAGCAGTTCATCGGGCAGCGGTGGCTCGACCCGTTCGCGATCACCGCGGCGGTCATCGCGCGCGAGATCCCGGTCTGGTTCGGCGGATGGATCGCCGCGCGCGGCCGTACGATCACCCAGCGCAACCGCGAGGCGCTCGAGGCGTACGACCGCGAGCTGGCTGCCGGGCCGAAGGTGACCGTCGGGTAGTGGAAGCGGCTGCGGCCCGTCGGCGGCAGCCCGAGCGGTAGCGGTCGCGCGGTAGCAGCCCGAGCGCTTCCTCGTGCCGAGCGGCTGGTCAGCCCGAGCAGGGCAGCTCGGCCAGCGACGCTTCCAGGTCGGGCGACTCGCCCCAGCCCTCGAATGCGAACGAGCCGTCACCGCTGCCGTCGGCGGCGGTGAACGTACGGGGCAGCGGCGCGCCGAACCGCTCGACGACGAGCACCCCGAGCGCCGCATCCTCGGTGCCGACGACCACTTGCAACGTGTCGCCGTCGCCCGCGGGCTCTGCGACACTGAGCGATTGCCCGTCGAGCAGGGCGGCGACCAGGTCGGCGGGGGCGAGCAGGGGTGCGAGTCGCTCGAGCAGCGGGCCGGCCCCGACGGTGCACACCACCGCGTCGGCCGTCTCGGGGGCGCCGGTGGCCGCGGCCCAGTCGGCGTCGCCCCGGATGCGGGCCTCGCCATCGGATGCCACGACGCGCACCTGCTGGTCGCCGGCGCGGACCCGGGCGTCGAACGCGCCGGCGCGACCCCGGTAGTCGATCGAGAGCGTGCGCCCGCGGTATGCGTCCTCGGTCGGCTCGTCGGGCGTGACCAGTTCGGTCATGGCACCGGTGACGTGCACGGGGCCGGCATCTCGCACCGCGCCGAGCAGCTCGGCGCGGATCGCGTCGCTCGAACCCAGCCAGAGTCCGTTGCCGCTCGCGCCGTCGAAGCCCTTGAGGTCGACCCCGGCCGGCGGGATGGGCGCAGGCTGCGCGCCGGAGCATCCGCTCAGCAGGGCCGCCAACGCGACCGCCGCGAGCGCGCCGGGGAAGCGGCCGCGTCGCATCACGCGCCCGCGTCGGCCACGCACGTGCCTGCGCCGCCCTGCGACTGCAGGGTCGCTGCGTCGAGCGTCACCGCGCCCGAGACCTGCGCGGGCCGCACCACGAAGCAGGTCGCGTCGTCGTAGAGCCCGGCGGCCGACGGCACCCACGCCTCGGTGCTGGCCACGACGAGCTGGGTGAGGTCGGTCGCGGTGCCGTCGGCGGCGACCGCGAACAGGGCGTACTCGGCGTCGGGCCCGCTCCAGTCGAGGTGCACGTTGCCGCCCTCGATCGAGATCGAGAGGCCGTCGACCCGAACCGACGTGTCGGTGACCATGGAGACGATCCACCACGCGAGCGCCGCGCCGAGCGCGAGAACGGTGAGGATCATCGACACGATGAAGGCCGGATGCTTCCACCAGCGCCGTTCGCGGGCGGGTGCCTCGGCGAGCTCGGGCAGCACCGCCGCGCCGCCGCCGAGTGAACGCGACCCGGCGCGGGCGCCGAGCGCGGGCTGGCCTGGGCCGTGGCCGATGACACCGCGCTGGGCAGGCGCCGACGGCATGATGCGGTCGACCATCGCTCGTCCTCCGGGGGTGGATGCAGGGATGCAGGGTCGGGCAGCCGACCGCGTACCATGCTATATCGGTGTCCGCGCGGGTCTCGGGCGCCCTCGAGAGGAGCATGGTGGGGCGGCTGATCCGGCATGGCGCGGCGCTGGTCGCGGTGCTGCTCGCGCTCGCCGCGTCGAGCGCGCTCGGCTCGTCGGGCGGCCTCGCCTTCGCGGCCGAGGAGCCGGCGGATGCTCCGGCGCCCGCGGCGCCGACGGCGATCGCCATCCCGTATCGCGGCACCGAGCAGATCACTCCGGCAGCGCCGTGGCGCATCGCCGACTGCAGCGGCGTGGCGAACCCGCTCGTGGTCGGCTGCACCGAGGAGGCGATCGACCTCGCTGCACCCGACTACGACCCCGACGCCGGCGTCACGCGCCTTGCCGTGCCGTTCACCAATGGCGAGTTGAGTATGACGGTCGAGTACCAGGTTTCGCTCGCGGCGCCGGATGCCCCGGTGCTGCGCCCCTCGCAGGCCGCGCAGCCCGTGGCGGCCGGGTCACTGCTGCGGGTGCCCATCAGCGACCTCGGGCTCACCTGCACGGCCTGCGCCGAGGGCGGCGCGATCGAGACGGTGGGCGTCGAGCCGGCCGAGGCGGGCAGCGCCTGGGCGACGCCCACGCACATCGTGTTCCGTGCGGCGGCCGGATTCGCGGGGCCGGTCGAGGTGCACCTGCGCGTCGCCGACGATTACGGCACGTGGTCGGCCGAGGCAGCCGTGTATGCGGGCGTGTACCGGCCGGCGTCGCCGCCCGTCGTCGCGCTCGACGTGTTCGCTCCGCTCGACGGCGGCACCGCGACCGTCGACCTGGGCGAGCTCGTGACCTCGATCGCCGGCGACGACCTCGTGCTCGTGGCGTGCGGCGGCGGCCTGTACGGCCAGGTCGCCTGCGGTGCCGACGGCGTCGCGACGTATTCGGGGTCGGGCGCGATCGACCAGTTCTCGTTCCGGTTCGCCGCCGGCGGCGAACAGGCCGGCGGCTCGGTGACGCTCGTGCCCGCCGGCGCGGGGCTGCCCGAGGCCGGTCCGGTGCCGATGGCACCGGCCGTCATCGGCGGCGATGCGGGCGACGACGCCGACACCGCCCGCATCGCGCTCGCCGTGATCCCGCCCGAGCCCGCCGAACACGACGGCAGCGTCGCCGGCGTGTTCACGCCGTTCGTCGCGACCCTCGACCGGGTGGGCGCCCGATGACCTTCCATGACCACACGCTCCGAGCCGCGACGCTCGGGGCCGCGACGACGTTCCCAGAGAGGCAGCACGCATGAGCCTGAGACTCACCATCGACGACCGAGCCGGCGGCGAGACGGCCGGCACCTGGATGCTGGACGTCGACGAGGCGACCACCGTCGGGGAGGTCGCCGAGTCGCTCGGGGTGCCCGCCCAGGCGCTCACGAACGACCCCCGCCCCGAGGCCAGCCTCGCCGAGGCGGGCGTGCGCTCGGGCGTGACCGTGCCGCCGACGGCCGCACCGGCCGTCGAGCTGGGCGCCGGCACCCTGCGCCTCGAGATCGTGGGCGGCCCGTTCGCCGGCGATGCGCTGCCGGTCGCTCGCGGCGCTTCGGTGCACGTCGGCAGCGGGGCATCCGCATCGCTCGTGATCGCCGATCCCGCCCTGCTCGAGCTGCACGCCGCCATCACGGTCGCCGATGGCGCGCCGGGCGTCGATGGCCGGCCGACGCCGCTGACGGCCGTGATCGTGCCGGCCCCGGGCGCCGACGTCTGGGTCAACGGCGAACACGTCGAGGGGCAGGCCGTTGTGGCGCCCGCTGATCTCGTGCAAGTCGGCTCGAGCGTGCTGCGGCTCGGCGTCGCGCCGGTGTCCGACGCCGACCTGACCGTCGACTCGCTCGGCGACCGCGGATTCAACCGGCCCTCGCGCATTCGCGCCGCCGCGGTGCAGCCCGTGGTGTCGCTGCCGGGCGACAAGCCCGAAGACAACGACTCGTCGCCGATGCCGTGGCTGTCGGCGATCATGCCGATCGTGCTCGGCGTCACGATGGCCGTGCTGTTCAACCGCGCGATCATGCTCATCATGGCGGCGGCCAGCCCGATCATGGTGATCGGCTCGTTCCTCACCCAGCGCCGGCTCGCGAAGAAGAAGGGTCTGAAGACCGAGCAGGACTGGATCGACGATGTGCACAACGCCGGCGACCGCATCGCCGAGCTCGCCCGCCGTCAGCGCATCGAGGCGTGGTACCGGTTGCCCGACCCCGTCGTCGTGGGCGATATCGCCACCCGCCCGCTCGCTCGCCTGTGGGAGCGCCGCCGTACCGACGCCGACGCGCTGGCCATGCGCGTGGGGGTCGGCGAGATCGAGCTCGACGCCCGGTTCGAAGGCGGCGGCAAAGACCGGGCGCAGCCGCGCCGGGTCGGCATCGCCCCTGCCCCGATCGCTCCCGACCTGCGCAAGGGCGTGCTCGGCATCGCCGGGCCGGCCGACGCGGTGCGCAGCGTCGCACGCGCCACGGTCGCCGGGTACGCGACCCTGCGCTCGCCGCGCGACGCCGAGCTCGTGGTGATCTGCCCCGACGACGCCGACTCGGCCTGGTCGTGGGTGCAGTGGCTGCCGCATGCCCAGCCCGGCGGCCCCGCGGGCGGCTCGTTGCTGCCGGCAGCGATCGGCAACACCGACGATTCGCGTCGCGAGCGCCTGCGCGAACTCACCGTCGAGCTCGAACAGCGCATGCGCAGCGCCGGCCAGCGCGGCGGGGAGGTGCCCAACGACATCGTCGTCGTGGTCGACGGCGCTCGCGAGTACCGCATGCTGCCCGGCATGGTGCCCCTGCTCGAGCACGGAACCGCACACGGCATCCACGTCATCGCCCTCGACGCCGACCGGTCGCGCCTGCCCGAAGAGGCGCGCAGCGTGGTCGCGATCGACGCGTTCGACCCCGCCGTCGCCCGCGTCGAGACCGGCGACGACTACCATCCGATGGTGCTCCTCGACGGGTTGAGCGTGCCGCGTTGCGAGCAGATCGCCCGCAGCCTCTGCTCGATCCGGCACAACAGCGGCGTCGGCGACGACGCGATGCTGCCGACGGCGGTGCGCTACGCCGAACTGCTGAAGATCGACCTCGACGACCCCGAGCCCATCGTGCGCCGCTGGCAGTCGCAGGCACGCAACACCTTCGTGGTGGTCGGTGCGACCGGCGAGGGCGAGTTCGCGATCGACATCTCGCGCGACGGTCCGCACGCGCTCGTCGCCGGAACCACCGGTTCGGGCAAGTCGGAGTTCCTGCAGGCGCTCGTGGTGTCGCTCGCGATGGCGAACCGGCCCGACGCGCTGAACTTCGTGCTCGTCGACTACAAGGGTGGGTCGGCGTTCGCCGACTGCGAGCGCCTGCCGCACACGGTCGGCATGGTCACCAACCTCGATGCCCGCGAGACCGAGCGCGCGCTCGCCTCGCTCGACGCCGAGCTGAAGCGCCGCGAGAAGGTGCTGCGCGATCTGAACGCGAAGGACGTCGATGCGGCGTGGGCCAAAGACGCGGATGCCTCGGCAC
Proteins encoded in this window:
- a CDS encoding DNA-directed RNA polymerase subunit beta, with amino-acid sequence MAAARNASTPTQKNGRGASRLSFAKVTDTLTVPDLLALQTESFDWLVGNEAWRARVEAAIEEGRQDLPEATGLEEIFEEISPIEDLGETMQLSFSNPELEPEKYTIEECKEKGKTYSAPLYVNAEFMNHLTGEIKTQTVFMGDFPLMTPKGTFVINGTERVVVSQLVRSPGVYFERTPDKTSDKDIYSARVIPSRGAWLEFEIDKRDQVGVRIDRKRKQSVTVFLKALGLTSEEILEEFAGYESIALTLEKDNILTKEEALKDIYRKLRPGEQVATEAARALLDNFYFNPKRYDLAKVGRYKINQKLGLEAPLTDSVLTVQDIVATIKYLTALHEGKATLPGRRNGKDVEIRLDVDDIDNFGNRRIRAVGELIQNQVRTGLSRMERVVRERMTTQDIEAITPQTLINVRPVVAAIKEFFGTSQLSQFMDQNNPLAGLTHKRRLSALGPGGLSRDRAGVEVRDVHPSHYGRMCPIETPEGPNIGLIGSLASFARINSFGFIETPYRRVVNGKVTDQIDYLTAAEEDDFIVAQANAPLKADGHFQEDRVLARKKGGEVDLFPADEIGYMDVSPRQMVSVATSLIPFLEHDDANRALMGANMQRQAVPLLRSDSPVVGTGMEGYAAIDAGDVITADKAGVVTEVSADAVTIQLDEGGTQTYYLRKFDRSNQGTSYNNRVVVNAGERIEVGEVIADGPATDNGELALGKNLLVAFMPWEGHNFEDAIILSQNLVKDDVLSSIHIEEYEVDARDTKLGKEEITRDLPNVSPDLLADLDERGIIRIGAEVRPGDILVGKVTPKGETELSAEERLLRAIFNEKSREVRDTSLKVPHGEQGTIIGVKVFDAQDGDDELGSGVNQRVVVYIAQKRKITEGDKLAGRHGNKGVISKILPVEDMPFLADGTPVDVVLNPLGIPGRMNFGQVLETHLGWVAKQGWKVEGNPAWAKRLPKAAHEAAPNTKVATPVFDGALEAEIAGLLDSTLPNRDGERLIDSSGKTQLFDGRSGEPFPYPVSVGYMYILKLHHLVDDKIHARSTGPYSMITQQPLGGKAQFGGQRFGEMEVWALEAYGAAYALQELLTIKSDDILGRVKVYEAIVKGENIQEPGIPESFKVLMKEMQSLCLNVEVLSADGTAVSLRDTDDEAFRAAEELGINISARFESSNIDEI
- the rpoC gene encoding DNA-directed RNA polymerase subunit beta'; translation: MLDATTFDELRIGLATAEDIRKWSYGEVKKPETINYRTLKPEKDGLFGEQIFGPSRDWECACGKYKRVRFKGIVCERCGVEVTKSSVRRERMGHIELAAPVTHIWYFKGVPSRLGYLLDMAPKDLEKVIYFAAYMVIDIDEDGRHADLPGLENELRLEIDTIGKQRDARIATLMERKETELAELEADGAKADVRKRAEAAADKEMAGVRKSADEQIAHLERVWEDFRTLKVGDLKPEDSVFQELQDRFGMYFDAYMGAEAIKKRLESFDLAAEADDLHLQIAEGKGQKKIRAIKRLKVVNSFLQTGNSPAAMVLDVVPVIPPELRPMVQLDGGRFATSDLNDLYRRVINRNNRLRRLLDLGAPEIIVNNEKRMLQEAVDALFDNGRRGRPVTGTGNRALKSLSDMLKGKQGRFRQNLLGKRVDYSGRSVIVVGPQLKLHQCGLPKQMALELFKPFVIKRLIDLQHAQNIKAAKRMVERSRPQVWDVLEEIIRERPVLLNRAPTLHRLGIQAFEPQLVEGKAIQLHPLVCAAFNADFDGDQMAVHLPLSVEAQAEARILMLASNNILKPSDGRPVTLPSQDMIIGLHHLTTQRDGANGEGRAFSSIAEAILAFDQNRPGDIKLDLGAKVKIRLDGLHFAEGDEPEGFEQGKPFLFETTLGRAIFNEALPADYPFFNKQAGKSQISQIVNDLAERYPKTEVAATLDRIKDAGFRWATRSGVTVALSDIVELPQKQEIVSKYEKQAAKVQSQFDKGLTTDLERRQELIQIWTKATDEVAKAMQEEFANNPDNTINRMVTSGARGNWLQVRNIAGMRGLVNNPKGEIIPRPIISSYREGLSVAEYFIATHGARKGLADTALRTADSGYLTRRLVDVSQDVIIREDDCGTTKGLDLPIAAVDAATGELVRDPNVENSVFARSLAADAVNAAGEVIAEAGSDVGDVLIDKLVAAGVESIKVRSVLTCESAVGVCAACYGRSLATGKLVDLGEAVGIIAAQSIGEPGTQLTMRTFHTGGSASADDITQGLPRVQELFEARTPKGASPIVEAPGRITIDETERQRKVILTPDNGDEPIAYNVLKRSTLLVEDGQHVELGQQIIVGTVDPKEVLRVKGVREVQKHLVDGVQEVYRSQGVPIHDKHIEVIVRQMLRKVTVVDHGDTDLLPGELVDRSRYNEINRAALTEGKRTASARQEVMGITKASLATESWLSAASFQETTRVLTEAAMQGKSDPLVGLKENVIIGKLIPAGTGLAKYRNVTVEATEEARAERYPNRIFADDATFSEGDLSFVDFDAFTNDDFTPGNYS